Proteins from one Panthera leo isolate Ple1 chromosome D1, P.leo_Ple1_pat1.1, whole genome shotgun sequence genomic window:
- the FJX1 gene encoding four-jointed box protein 1 codes for MGRRMRDAAAAAAGLWLLALGSLLALWGGLLPPRTQPPENRLPRRPARSGGPGPAPRFPLPPPLARDARGGSLKTFRALLTLAAGADGPPRRPPGERERHVPARRLGPEGRAVVHGGVFWSRGLEEQVPRGFSESQAAAWLEAARGARVVALERGGCGRSSNRLARFSDGTRACVRYGINPEQIQGEALSYYLARLLGLQRHVPPLALARVEARGAQWAQVQEELRAAHWTEGSVVSLTRWLPNLTDVVVPAPWRSEDGQLRPLRAAGGELANRSQAELVDLVQWTDLILFDYLTANFDRLVSNLFSLQWDPRVMQRATSNLHRGPGGALVFLDNEAGLVHGYRVAGMWDKYNEPLLQSVCVFRERTARRVLELHRGQDAAARLLRLYQRHEPRFPELAALADPHAQLLQRRLDFLAKHILHCKAKYSRRPGT; via the coding sequence ATGGGCAGGAGGATGCgggacgccgccgccgccgccgcggggctCTGGCTGCTGGCGCTGGGCTCGCTGCTGGCGCTGTGGGGCGGGCTCCTGCCGCCGCGCACCCAGCCGCCCGAAAACCGACTCCCGCGGCGCCCGGCCCGGAGCGGCGGCCCGGGGCCCGCGCCTcgcttccccctgcccccgcccctggcGCGGGACGCCCGCGGCGGCTCCCTGAAAACTTTCCGGGCGCTGCTCACCTTGGCGGCCGGCGCGGACGGCCCGCCCCGGCGGCCCCCGGGCGAGCGCGAGCGACACGTGCCAGCCCGGCGGCTCGGGCCGGAGGGGCGCGCCGTGGTGCACGGGGGCGTCTTCTGGAGCCGCGGCCTGGAGGAGCAGGTGCCCCGCGGCTTCTCGGAGTCGCAGGCGGCGGCGTGGCTGGAGGCGGCGCGCGGCGCCCGGGTGGTGGCCCTGGAGCGCGGCGGCTGCGGGCGCAGCTCCAACCGGCTGGCCCGCTTTTCCGACGGCACCCGCGCCTGCGTGCGCTACGGCATCAACCCCGAGCAGATACAGGGCGAGGCCCTGTCCTACTACCTGGCGCGCCTGCTGGGCCTCCAGCGCCACGTGCCACCGCTGGCACTGGCCCGGGTGGAGGCTCGCGGCGCGCAGTGGGCGCAGGTGCAGGAGGAGCTTCGTGCCGCACACTGGACGGAGGGCAGCGTGGTGAGCCTGACGCGCTGGCTGCCCAACCTCACGGACGTGGTGGTGCCCGCGCCCTGGCGCTCGGAGGACGGCCAGCTGCGGCCCCTGCGTGCCGCCGGGGGCGAGCTGGCCAACCGCAGCCAGGCGGAGCTGGTGGACCTGGTGCAGTGGACCGACTTGATCCTTTTTGACTATCTGACGGCCAACTTCGACCGGCTCGTCAGCAACCTCTTCAGCCTGCAGTGGGACCCGCGCGTCATGCAGCGCGCCACCAGCAACCTGCACCGCGGCCCCGGCGGGGCGCTGGTCTTTCTGGACAACGAGGCGGGCTTGGTGCACGGCTACCGGGTGGCGGGCATGTGGGACAAATATAACGAGCCGCTGCTGCAGTCGGTGTGCGTGTTCCGCGAGCGGACTGCGCGGCGCGTCCTGGAGCTGCACCGCGGCCAGGACGCGGCCGCCCGGCTGCTGCGCCTCTACCAGCGCCACGAGCCTCGCTTCCCCGAGCTGGCCGCGCTCGCCGACCCCCACGCTCAGCTGCTGCAGCGCCGCCTCGACTTCCTCGCCAAGCACATTTTGCACTGTAAGGCCAAGTACAGCCGCCGACCGGGGACTTAG